Genomic segment of Candidatus Deferrimicrobiaceae bacterium:
GGGTTCCCGCCATGCGCCGTTTCCCCTTTGCCGGGACACCCCGGGAAGAATGCACTTGACTTACCTGAAAATGGAATGTAATTTTTGTTATCAGGAGCAATATTTAGCATAATTGAGATATAATTTTGTGTCCCCTCGCCGGGGCGCGAGCGAGGTGAAAGATGAGACGACGGGGCGTGAGATGTTCGGTTCTGGCAATCCTTTGCGCGATCTTTTTCCTCCCGGTGGCGGTTTCCGCTCAGGAGAGTCCGCCTGCGGCGAGCGCGACGCAATATCCGGAGGGGCTCGTTCACACCGTGGTCCAGGGGGACACCCTCTGGGATCTCTCCGCGAAATATCTCGGGTCCGCATGGCTCTGGCCCGAGCTCTGGGAGCGCAACCGGTTCCTCACGAACCCCCACTACATCTACCCCGGGATCAGCGTCACGGTCTTCCCCCCTCCCCCCCGCGAGTATGTCTGGGAGATTCGGGAACCTGCCCCCGCCCCGCAGGCGGAGCCTGCCGTGACGGCGGCTCCTCCTTCCCTGGCGGTCACCCCGCCGTTCGGCAAGGAGTCGCAGAGGCCGACGCTTTCGATCACCCCGGACGAGTTCGTGCGCGCCGGGGAGTTCACGCCGGAGCGCCCGAAGGGGATCGGATCGATCCGGAGCGGAGAGCAGGCCAAGCTCGCGTTTTCGGAGGGGGACAAGGTGTTTCTCGCCCTCGACAAGGAGATCCCCGCCGGTCAGATTCTCGGGGTGTACCGCGTCCGTGGACCGGTCCGATCCCGTACGGCGCGGCCGGTTTCCGGATATGTCCAATACCTGGTGGGCATCCTGCAGGTGTCGGAAAAGATGAACGGGCATGTGACGGCCGTGGTCCGCAAGTCGTTCGAGGACCTGGGACGTGAGGACCTGATCCGCGAGGAGATCCCTTCGTACTCGCCTGTGTTCCCGCAGGAGGGGGCGGGCGGACTCGAGGCCTTCGTCATCACCGGACAGACGGCCAAGGTGGAACTGGCGACGGGCGACATCGTCTTTCTCGACCGGGGGAAGGACGCCGGCGTGGCCGTCGGCGACGTCTTCCGCCTCTACGACGGGAAAGACGGAGCGACGTGGGGTGGCTGGTTGGGGGTGGCGAACGTCCGTGTCCCGGTGGGGAAGGCGGTGGTCGTCCGCGTGCTTCCGGGCTCGGCCACGGCGTACGTGAC
This window contains:
- a CDS encoding LysM domain-containing protein, yielding MRCSVLAILCAIFFLPVAVSAQESPPAASATQYPEGLVHTVVQGDTLWDLSAKYLGSAWLWPELWERNRFLTNPHYIYPGISVTVFPPPPREYVWEIREPAPAPQAEPAVTAAPPSLAVTPPFGKESQRPTLSITPDEFVRAGEFTPERPKGIGSIRSGEQAKLAFSEGDKVFLALDKEIPAGQILGVYRVRGPVRSRTARPVSGYVQYLVGILQVSEKMNGHVTAVVRKSFEDLGREDLIREEIPSYSPVFPQEGAGGLEAFVITGQTAKVELATGDIVFLDRGKDAGVAVGDVFRLYDGKDGATWGGWLGVANVRVPVGKAVVVRVLPGSATAYVTSSNQSFPAGAVAWRGSAGSR